A region from the Melanotaenia boesemani isolate fMelBoe1 chromosome 11, fMelBoe1.pri, whole genome shotgun sequence genome encodes:
- the rpl35 gene encoding 60S ribosomal protein L35 yields the protein MAKIKARDLRGKKKEELLKQLDDLKNELSQLRVAKVTGGAASKLSKIRVVRKSIARVLTVINQTQKENLRKFYKGKKYKPLDLRPKKTRALRRRLNKHEESLRTKKQQRKDLLYSMRKFAVKA from the exons ATG gCCAAGATCAAGGCTAGAGATCTGCGGggcaagaagaaggaggagctGCTCAAACAGCTTGACGACCTGAAAAACGAACTGTCTCAGCTGCGTGTGGCCAAAGTTACCGGAGGCGCTGCTTCCAAGCTCTCCAAGAT CCGCGTTGTTCGCAAATCGATCGCCAGAGTCCTGACTGTAATCAACCAGACACAGAAGGAGAACCTGAGGAAGTTCTACAAG GGCAAGAAGTACAAGCCCCTGGATCTGAGACCCAAGAAGACCAGAGCCCTGCGCCGTCGGCTCAATAAGCATGAAGAGAGTCTGCGCACCAAGAAGCAGCAGAGGAAAGACCTCCTCTACTCAATGCGCAAATTTGCTGTCAAAGCTTAA